In one window of Streptomyces sp. NBC_01224 DNA:
- a CDS encoding GlsB/YeaQ/YmgE family stress response membrane protein, translated as MGIISWIILGLLAGAIAKILLPGRDPGGFIGTTLIGIAGAFVGGWISARFLDRPVEKQFFDLTTWGAAIGGSLVLLIGYRLLFGNSRD; from the coding sequence ATGGGCATTATCAGCTGGATCATCCTCGGGCTTCTCGCGGGAGCGATCGCCAAGATCCTGCTTCCCGGCCGCGATCCGGGCGGCTTCATCGGTACGACACTCATCGGTATCGCGGGCGCCTTCGTGGGCGGCTGGATCTCCGCCCGGTTCTTGGACCGCCCGGTGGAGAAGCAGTTCTTCGACCTGACCACCTGGGGTGCGGCAATCGGCGGCTCCCTTGTCCTGCTCATCGGATACCGCCTCCTGTTCGGCAACTCCCGGGACTGA
- a CDS encoding nucleotidyltransferase domain-containing protein, with protein sequence MNADEAQPTRLLLDRFIADAGQAVAPEAVWAHGSLALGDYQPGRSDLDLVALVESPVTEAQRRQLILLHRALIADAPMAAKLHCSYVVRSQLPDVGRDHVTWAQGRLFERPVTPVSRRELSTGGLSLFGPEPAGLVAEVSDQELAEFIRGDLKGYWYPASAKPTRWLRDIWVDLGLLTLARASATLRDGRLITKGQALEVLAELGAPAEVVGDIHRRRYGTDPRRASLPWRIRRGRLARTFVRAGIERTLSQRSGS encoded by the coding sequence ATGAATGCCGACGAGGCGCAGCCCACCCGGCTCCTCCTGGACCGCTTCATCGCCGACGCCGGTCAGGCCGTTGCCCCGGAGGCGGTCTGGGCGCACGGGTCCCTGGCGTTGGGTGACTATCAGCCGGGGCGCAGCGACCTCGACCTCGTGGCCCTCGTGGAGTCGCCGGTCACCGAGGCACAGAGGCGACAACTCATCCTTTTGCACCGTGCGTTGATCGCGGATGCGCCGATGGCCGCGAAGCTGCACTGCTCCTATGTGGTGCGGTCGCAACTCCCGGACGTGGGCCGTGATCATGTGACCTGGGCCCAGGGCCGGTTGTTCGAGCGGCCGGTCACGCCGGTCAGCCGACGGGAGTTGAGTACGGGCGGATTGTCGCTGTTCGGCCCGGAGCCCGCCGGGCTCGTTGCGGAGGTGTCCGATCAGGAGTTGGCGGAGTTCATCCGGGGCGACCTCAAGGGCTACTGGTATCCGGCGAGCGCCAAGCCCACGCGCTGGCTCCGCGACATCTGGGTGGACCTCGGACTGCTGACCCTCGCACGGGCATCGGCCACCCTGCGGGACGGGCGGCTCATCACCAAGGGGCAGGCGCTGGAGGTGCTGGCCGAGCTGGGTGCTCCCGCCGAGGTCGTCGGCGACATCCACCGCCGCCGGTACGGAACCGACCCGCGCCGGGCCTCCCTGCCGTGGCGTATCAGGCGGGGACGCCTCGCACGCACCTTCGTCCGGGCAGGCATCGAGCGGACGTTGTCGCAGCGGTCAGGATCCTGA
- a CDS encoding sensor histidine kinase codes for MRPRTVWQALPTPRFLLTSWPWRSAGYLISGALAGAVVLVVIVIGVAVGGALSLALIGLPLLALLALAGIPVAALERRRLRLMDRTPAPDPHRRPEEPGLWSWMTCRFRERATWRELGYVLLLAVVLWPLDALAVGVCTIAPLAVVSTPVVMEVYGDGAEARVVKLWTVTTWPEAFATAAGGLVLLMLGCYFLGLLAGARSELTRFLLTCRSAEPDARVMELARSRVRLVDAFEAERRRIERDLHDGAQQRIVALTMMLGLARLDAPPGPLADQLTRAHEEAGKALAELRELIHGIHPKVLADYGLQAAVADAADRSVIPVDLDLELPGRFPEAVEAAAYFVVCEALANVARHSGAHRVAVSGGHAGGRMFLEIHDDGRGGASASGGSGLTGLADRVSVLDGRLSLSSPAGGPTRLRVEIPCEWTDRSA; via the coding sequence ATGCGCCCTCGCACCGTGTGGCAGGCCCTGCCGACCCCCCGCTTTCTGCTGACGTCCTGGCCCTGGAGGTCGGCCGGTTACCTGATCAGCGGTGCCCTGGCCGGCGCGGTCGTCCTGGTGGTGATCGTGATCGGCGTGGCCGTGGGCGGTGCGCTCTCCCTCGCACTGATCGGACTGCCGCTGCTCGCCCTCCTCGCTCTGGCCGGGATTCCGGTCGCGGCCCTGGAGCGGCGCAGGCTCCGCCTCATGGACCGCACCCCGGCCCCCGACCCGCACCGCCGGCCGGAGGAACCGGGGCTGTGGAGCTGGATGACGTGCCGGTTCCGGGAACGGGCGACCTGGCGGGAACTCGGGTACGTGCTGCTGCTGGCCGTGGTCCTGTGGCCACTCGACGCCCTCGCGGTGGGCGTCTGCACGATCGCCCCACTGGCGGTGGTGAGCACTCCCGTGGTGATGGAGGTGTACGGGGACGGCGCGGAGGCCCGGGTCGTGAAGCTGTGGACGGTCACGACGTGGCCCGAAGCCTTCGCGACCGCGGCGGGCGGACTTGTACTGCTGATGCTCGGCTGCTACTTCCTGGGCCTGTTGGCCGGAGCAAGGTCGGAGCTGACCCGCTTCCTGCTCACATGCCGATCAGCCGAGCCGGACGCCCGAGTCATGGAACTCGCCCGTTCCCGGGTCCGGTTGGTCGACGCCTTCGAGGCGGAACGCCGCCGTATCGAACGCGATCTGCACGACGGGGCCCAACAGCGCATTGTCGCGCTCACCATGATGCTCGGGCTGGCCCGTCTGGACGCCCCGCCCGGCCCCCTGGCCGACCAACTGACCAGGGCCCACGAGGAGGCCGGCAAGGCACTCGCGGAGCTGCGCGAGCTGATCCACGGCATCCATCCCAAGGTCCTCGCCGACTACGGCCTACAGGCCGCGGTCGCCGACGCCGCCGACCGTTCCGTGATCCCCGTCGACCTGGACCTCGAACTGCCCGGCAGATTCCCCGAAGCCGTCGAGGCAGCCGCGTACTTCGTGGTCTGCGAGGCACTGGCCAATGTCGCCAGACACAGCGGCGCGCACCGCGTCGCAGTCAGCGGCGGCCACGCCGGAGGCCGGATGTTCCTGGAGATCCACGACGACGGACGGGGCGGTGCGAGCGCATCCGGCGGCAGCGGACTGACCGGCCTGGCCGACCGGGTGTCCGTACTGGATGGCAGACTTTCCCTGTCCAGTCCGGCCGGGGGCCCGACCCGATTGCGTGTGGAGATTCCTTGCGAGTGGACCGATCGCTCCGCGTAG
- a CDS encoding TerD family protein, whose product MGVSLAKGGNVSLSKEAPGLTAVLVGLGWDVRTTAGADFDLDASALLLNESGKVLSDQHFAFYNNLTSPDGSVEHTGDNLTGEGEGDDESVKVNLTGVPADVARIVFPVSIHDAEARGQSFGQVRNAFIRVVNQAGGAELARYDLSEDASTETAMVFGELYRNGAEWKFRAVGQGYASGLAGIAADFGVNV is encoded by the coding sequence ATGGGTGTTTCCCTGGCCAAGGGCGGCAATGTGTCGCTGAGCAAGGAGGCGCCGGGCCTGACCGCGGTGCTGGTCGGCCTGGGCTGGGATGTGCGGACCACGGCCGGTGCCGACTTCGACCTGGACGCGTCCGCGCTGCTGCTCAACGAGTCGGGCAAGGTCCTCTCCGACCAGCACTTCGCCTTCTACAACAACCTCACCAGCCCGGACGGTTCGGTGGAGCACACCGGCGACAACCTCACCGGCGAAGGCGAGGGCGACGACGAGTCCGTCAAGGTGAACCTCACCGGCGTGCCCGCCGACGTCGCCAGGATCGTCTTCCCGGTCTCCATTCATGACGCCGAGGCGCGCGGGCAGAGCTTCGGGCAGGTACGCAACGCGTTCATCCGTGTGGTCAACCAGGCCGGCGGTGCCGAACTCGCCCGCTACGACCTGTCCGAGGATGCCTCGACCGAGACCGCGATGGTCTTCGGCGAGCTGTACCGGAACGGCGCCGAGTGGAAGTTCCGTGCCGTCGGTCAGGGGTACGCGTCGGGTCTGGCCGGGATCGCCGCAGACTTCGGCGTCAATGTCTGA
- a CDS encoding FG-GAP repeat protein yields the protein MTDDRIRPPPGSTNDGFGGAAKLVDANRDGRTELVVGAPGENAHAGSLWVFPTVASGVTAKGSCTSGHGTPDTVATAAGLGSSFNRCDRPSAPRHNHGRG from the coding sequence ATGACGGACGATCGGATCAGGCCTCCGCCGGGATCGACGAACGACGGGTTCGGCGGCGCCGCCAAGCTGGTCGACGCCAACCGCGACGGCCGCACCGAACTGGTCGTCGGCGCCCCCGGCGAGAACGCGCACGCGGGCTCCCTGTGGGTCTTCCCGACCGTGGCCTCCGGTGTGACGGCCAAGGGTTCGTGCACGTCCGGCCACGGGACGCCGGACACGGTGGCGACGGCCGCGGGGCTGGGTTCGTCGTTCAACCGCTGCGACAGGCCCTCTGCCCCGCGTCACAATCACGGCCGGGGGTAG
- a CDS encoding M56 family metallopeptidase, with amino-acid sequence MGIFVFLPLVLPLTAWPIARLAEKHLHPRTATRLLTGVSGVMAVCSTLCLALLMVVGTAQLPGNPLPDGWSDPEVRESVPRHEIAGKAAIPALIAVVMSCGRALFRHRWVRWRAHNALSGLPRTGVAVLPDDEPYAYALPGGPRDRIVVSTGMLACLTSRERRALFAHERSHLAARHHRHLLTVQLAACANPFLWPLQTAVTYSAERWADEEAAQAVGSRKTVARAIGKAALVSRSTFPATLAALAASGPLPRRVSALLGPPPAARTWPPAFTMVGLALWAATTGAALSAMFSANSAVTLALLLHAATPL; translated from the coding sequence GTGGGAATCTTCGTCTTCCTGCCGCTGGTGCTGCCGTTGACTGCGTGGCCGATCGCGCGTTTGGCCGAGAAACACCTGCATCCACGCACTGCCACCAGACTGCTGACCGGCGTGTCCGGTGTCATGGCCGTGTGCAGCACGCTGTGCCTGGCGCTGCTGATGGTGGTCGGCACCGCGCAACTGCCCGGAAACCCGCTGCCGGACGGCTGGTCGGATCCTGAGGTGCGCGAGAGCGTGCCCCGGCATGAGATCGCCGGAAAGGCAGCGATTCCCGCGCTGATCGCGGTCGTCATGAGCTGCGGCCGGGCCCTGTTCCGCCACCGCTGGGTACGGTGGCGCGCCCACAACGCGCTTTCGGGCCTGCCCCGCACAGGCGTGGCGGTGCTTCCCGACGACGAACCGTACGCCTACGCACTGCCCGGCGGGCCGCGCGATCGGATCGTGGTGTCCACCGGCATGCTTGCCTGCCTCACCTCACGGGAGCGCCGGGCCCTGTTCGCCCACGAGCGCAGCCATCTCGCCGCCCGGCATCACCGCCACCTCCTGACCGTTCAACTGGCGGCCTGCGCCAACCCGTTCCTGTGGCCCCTGCAAACGGCGGTGACTTACTCGGCCGAGCGGTGGGCGGACGAGGAGGCCGCCCAAGCCGTCGGCAGCCGCAAAACCGTCGCTCGCGCGATCGGCAAGGCCGCTCTCGTCTCGCGCAGCACCTTCCCGGCGACGCTCGCGGCCCTCGCCGCATCCGGCCCTCTTCCCCGCCGGGTCTCGGCCCTGCTCGGTCCACCGCCCGCGGCGCGCACCTGGCCGCCCGCCTTCACCATGGTCGGCCTGGCGCTGTGGGCTGCCACCACGGGCGCCGCCCTGTCCGCGATGTTCTCAGCGAATTCGGCGGTCACATTGGCCCTGCTCCTGCACGCGGCCACACCGCTCTAG
- a CDS encoding BlaI/MecI/CopY family transcriptional regulator — translation MAESPLRGQRRAQGELETQVLATLHTAEGPATAGWVQEHLDADLAYTTVMTVLARLLGKNAVTRRREGRSFVWLPAADEAGLAAFKMHKVLDGERDRRAVLASFITALPADDGQLLRELLDQADDGSED, via the coding sequence GTGGCGGAATCTCCTCTGCGTGGTCAGCGCCGAGCACAGGGCGAGCTGGAGACGCAGGTCCTCGCGACGCTGCACACTGCTGAGGGGCCGGCCACCGCGGGCTGGGTGCAGGAGCACCTGGACGCCGACCTCGCGTACACGACCGTGATGACGGTCCTGGCCCGGCTGCTGGGCAAGAACGCAGTCACCCGCAGGCGGGAGGGCCGGTCGTTCGTGTGGTTGCCCGCCGCTGACGAGGCGGGGCTCGCCGCGTTCAAGATGCACAAGGTGCTGGACGGTGAGCGCGATCGGAGGGCTGTGCTGGCCAGTTTCATCACCGCACTGCCGGCCGATGACGGGCAACTGCTGCGCGAACTGCTGGACCAGGCGGACGACGGGTCGGAGGACTGA
- a CDS encoding response regulator transcription factor codes for MRVDRSLRVVLAEDSVLLREGLIGLLTRFGHEVVAAVGDAEALTEAVAEHGPDIVVTDVRMPPGFQDEGLHAAVRLREKQPALPVLVLSQYVQRTYAADLLDSGDGSGVGYLLKDRVGQIEEFTDALQEVADGGTVVDPEVVRQLLRRRRDPLERLTAREREVLALVAQGRSNGAIARDLVVSEAAVGKHIGNILAKLDLPPADETHRRVLAVLTFLRA; via the coding sequence TTGCGAGTGGACCGATCGCTCCGCGTAGTTCTGGCCGAGGACAGCGTGCTGCTGCGCGAGGGCCTCATCGGCCTGCTCACCCGCTTCGGCCACGAGGTGGTCGCGGCCGTCGGCGACGCGGAGGCGCTCACGGAGGCGGTGGCCGAGCACGGCCCGGACATCGTCGTGACCGACGTCCGGATGCCGCCCGGCTTCCAGGACGAGGGCCTGCACGCGGCGGTCAGGCTCCGCGAGAAGCAGCCCGCCCTCCCGGTACTGGTCCTGAGCCAGTACGTGCAACGTACGTACGCCGCGGACCTCCTCGACTCCGGGGACGGCTCGGGCGTCGGCTATCTGCTCAAGGACCGGGTCGGCCAGATCGAGGAGTTCACCGACGCCCTGCAGGAGGTCGCCGACGGCGGCACGGTCGTCGACCCGGAGGTCGTACGCCAACTCCTGCGCCGCCGCCGCGATCCACTGGAGCGCCTCACCGCCAGGGAACGCGAAGTGCTCGCCCTGGTGGCCCAGGGCAGGTCGAACGGTGCGATCGCCCGCGACCTGGTGGTCTCCGAGGCCGCGGTGGGCAAGCACATCGGCAACATCCTCGCCAAGCTGGACCTCCCACCGGCCGACGAGACGCACCGCAGGGTGCTGGCCGTACTGACCTTCCTGCGCGCGTAA